The Bacteroidota bacterium genome contains a region encoding:
- the groES gene encoding co-chaperone GroES yields MKMKPLADRVIIKPAAAEEKTKGGIILPDTAKEKPVIGEVVAVGPGKVTDDGKKVAPEVKVGDKVLYGKYSGTEVTVEGEELLIMREADIFAIV; encoded by the coding sequence ATGAAAATGAAGCCATTGGCTGACAGGGTTATTATTAAGCCCGCTGCAGCAGAAGAGAAAACCAAGGGTGGTATCATCCTTCCCGATACCGCAAAAGAAAAGCCGGTGATCGGTGAAGTAGTTGCCGTTGGTCCGGGCAAAGTCACCGACGACGGAAAGAAAGTTGCCCCCGAAGTCAAAGTCGGCGACAAAGTGTTGTACGGAAAATACTCCGGAACCGAAGTGACCGTGGAAGGCGAAGAACTTCTCATCATGCGCGAAGCAGACATCTTCGCAATTGTGTAA